The sequence GGGATGCAGCAGGGTGGGAAGCAGATTTCTGGCCTCCAGGCCGTAGACATAGGTATTGCGCAGCGGCCCCTGCGATTGCAGATAATAGATGTAGGCAACCTTGGGCAGGGCCGGGTCCACGGGCCGGTCCGCATCAAAAACGTCGACCTCATCCGGAACGGCGTCTCTGGCGGCCTCGCCCAGATACAGCGCGGCCCGCGCCAGAGCACGGCGGGTGACCTCGTCAAAGACGGCATTGCTCACGTCCGGCGGCGGCAGGCATTCCAGCACCACGTTGCACTGTCTGCTGAACAGGGAATAGGCCGCGCCGGGGCCGCTCATGTCCACAATGCCTTCCTGGATGCCCTGACGCTTGCCGGTCTGCATGACGCACACGCCGTCCAGCACATGAGTGCGGCCCTGCCCGGCCATGTGCATCTCCCCGATGGCTCCCGGATAGGGGCTTGTGCCGCCGCCGATCTTGCAACGGGGCTGCATGGCGTCCATGATCCCGATGATCCGCGCCGACTGCCCGGGCCGGACCAGGCTGACCCGCTTTTCCGCAAAAAATCCCTCGGGGTCCACAGCGGCCAGCAGTTCTTCCCTGTCGATGCTCAGGGTCCGGCCTGTCAGGGTCGTTTCGGCACCGGAAACAACATCTTCCACTTTGATTCGCGCGAGTTCCAGACGCATGTTCGGCTCCTTGCTATACCGCCGCTCGCCGGGGCCGTCTCTACAGCACGCCCACCCAGCGCCAGTACGTGGCGGAGAAAAGTATCATGACCAGGATGGCGATCAGGCAGAGCGGTACCCCCACCCTGGCCATTTCACGGGCCGAAAAGGTATTGGTGGAATAGGCCACCATGGACATGGGCGTATTGACCGGCAGCAACAGCGAGAACTGGATGGTGTAATACAGAATCATGGACAGGCCCCAGACGCTCAGGCCGGCGGATTCCGGCAGAGCCTGGGCAAAGCCGATCACCGTGGGCACCAGGGCCGCCACCGCCGCCGAGCGGGCGGAAAACGCCAGGGCGAAAACGCCGAAGAACAGCGCCGCCACGCCGATGATCAATAACGGCGGCCAAGCGCCCATGCCCAGACGGGCCAGGGTGTTCTGGGCCACCCAGGCCGCCGCGCCCGAGGAGAGCAGCGCCTGCCCCAGGGAAATGGCCGCGCCGAAGAGCATCAGCGTTCCCCAGTTGACCACGTTGACCATTTCCTTCCAGGTGCTTACGGCCACGCCCGGCAGAAACATGGCGCACACCGCGCAGAGCGCGACCGTGCTGCTGTCCAGGGGGTGCAGCTTCTTGCCTGTGGCCCAGAGCAGAATGGTGCAGCACATGATGATCAGAAGATTACGTTCCCTGACGCTCAGCGGGCCGAGCTTGGCGAGCTCCTGCCGGATGGTCTCCCGGCCGCTGCGTATTTCCGCCTTGCCCACAGGGAAAAACAGCTCCACCAGGCCCAGCAGCACCAAGCCCATGACCAGGGCGAAGGGCAGGCCGTAGCTCAGCCATTCCAGCCAGGAAATCTGATGGCCCGTGGCTTGGGCGATAAAGGCGGCGGTCTGGATGGGCGGCGCGCCCGAGGTCAGCACGCCCATGCCCGCCAGCCCCGTGCCGAAGGCCACGATCAGCAGCATGCCCTTGGCCAGATTGTCCTCGCGCCGGATCTTGAACACGTCGATCAGGCCCACGCACACGGCGGTCATCAGCGCGGCGTTGGCGGCCTGAGCAGGGATGAACAGGGTCAGCACGAAGCACATCAGCAGAATGCCCAGGCGCACCTGACGCGGCCTGGCCCCCATGCGGGAAAGAATGAGCAGGCCGATACGCTGGCCCAGGCCGCTCTTCTGGATGGCGGCGGCCAGAAAAAGCGCGGCCACCACCAGAATCCAGGCCCCGGACTTGAAGCCGTTCAGGGACATGCCCAACGCCTTGCCCGTGCCCGACATCTGCCCTGTGGACGGGTCCACGGCAAAGGCCGTGAACAGCGTCATGGAGACAATCAGAAAAAAGGAGCTGACGGAATAGGACACGGCCTCGGTAACCCAGATGAGCACCATGAACAGCAATGTACTCAAAATACCGTGCCCCTGCGGCGTCAGGGCCGTACCAAAATCCAGAGAGTGGAAGACCAGGGCGCAGAGCAACGCCAGAACAATTTTGCACAGATTGCGCAGGCCCGGAATCTTGATCTTGCCCGGAGCAGCCTGCGGCTGAATCGCGTTGCCCGGATTCTGTGACGCATTCATAATCCTTCCCCCGTTGTTACGGCCAGGGCGCGAACCTCCCGCATCCGTTTCCGGATGGAGTCCGCATCCAGTTTGGCGGCATAGCCTCCGATATATTGCGCGTAGACGGCGCGCGGCACGGCTTGCAGCACTTCCGGCTCCACCAGATGGTATACTTCCAGAAAATAGTTGCTGCCGGTCAGCAAACCGACCATGGACGGATCGCCCAATGTGACGGTTTCGGCCTGAATCTGGCTGCTTTCCGCGTCCGGACAGCCCAGCAACACAAGAATATCCTCTCTGCCGTGGCGCTCAATGAGCTTTGCGATTTTCCATTGATCTTCCAGATCCATGGCTCCGGCTGTCATTCAGACGAAGAACTGATTGGCCACGAAGATGACTTCCCCGCCGCAGGCTTCGGCCGCCCGCCGCGCCGCTTCAGCGGGGATGCCGTCCACCGCGCCGATGATAATGACTTTTCTGCCCTGAATGCCGCGCATGGCTTCCTCCATTTGCAACGCGTGTCCTGTGGGCCGCGCAGCAGTGAAATAAAAAGCAAGTTATATGCCAGCGTCGCGGCCATCTTTCCGCCATGGCATGGACATCCCGGCTTTCGCCCCATTTTGCGCGCCGCCCGTGCCGCGCTTCGCCGCGAGAGGAAGCGAAAACCGGGACGGTAAAAAGCCTTGCAAACGATTCCGGGCGGTGTATGCTGGAAAAAAATTCTTAAAAAAAATACAAAACTCAGCATTATTTTATTAATATATTATAATTATTATAATTAATTTTGTTTTAAATATATTACAAAATCTTAAAAATGAGACACTTTATGCCGGATACGGAGTTTTCACCTTCGCACACCGTGCTGGACGCGTTTGAAGACGCCTTCCTTCTGCTGGATTCCAGCGGCAGACCGCTGTACGCCAATCAGGCCGCTGAAAAACTGTTTGATCTCGCCAAAGGACGGCGAAAATCCGCGCTGCGGCAACTGATCAAAGAATTGGAACCTGCAAGCATTTTCCAGATCCGGGACAGCGCGGCTGTCCAGCAGCGGAAGATCGTCCTGGAGGAACGGATTTTTCTGGTCAGAGCACAACTGGGGGGCCAGCTTGGGACGCGGTTTGAGATAGAGACGGGAGCGCATTGCGGGCAAACCCGTCTGGCGGTCATTCTGCGGGACATCACGGACCTGCGTCAGCTGGCCGCCGACTACAGCGCAAGCGCCACACAGCTTGCGCGCATGACGGCCGCTCTGAGACAGATGGATTCCGGCCTGCTGGTCACGGACGCCTGGGGCCGGATCGTCTTTTTCAATCCGGCTCTGGAGGCCCTGCTGCCGCCCGCCGCACTGGTCCGGGCCCAGGGGGCCAGGGCCGCGGATATTTTCGCCTTTATGGACGACTTTTCCCAAGGTACGGCTCAGGAAAAACTGCGCGCTCTCCAGCCTCTCCTGCCCCCTCCCGGTCAAGCGCCCACTGACGGCACGACGCCCCTGGCCGTGACCCGGCGGCCGCTCATGTATTGCAACGGCTGCCACGACGCGCTCTATATCTTTGAAGCCGCGCCCTCCGATGAGGACGCATCCGGCGTCATCCCCGCGCCTTCCGCCGCGCCCGGAACCATCGCCTCCTCCCCGCCGACGGCGGCGCGCGCCAAAGCGGAAGAGGAACGCAATACCGGCGGCGCGCAATACGCCCTGTCGGACTTTGTGGGTCAGAGCCGGGAAATCCTGCGACTCAAGGAAATGATCAGAAAAGTGGCCCGCACCTCGTCCACAGTGCTGATCCAGAGTGAAAGCGGCACGGGCAAGGAGCTGTTGGCCCATTCCCTGCACGCCCTGAGCAAGCGGTCACATGCGCCCTTCATCAAGCTGAACTGCGCCAGCCTGCCGGAAAGCCTGTTGGAATCGGAAATTTTCGGTTACGAGGCCGGCGCGTTTACCGGGGCCAAGAAAGGCGGACACGCGGGGCGTTTTGAGCAGGCCCACGGCGGCACCATTTTTCTGGACGAAATCGGCGAGATGTCGCTGCCGCTTCAGGCCAAGCTTTTGCGAATCATTCAGGAGCGGGAGGTGCAGCGTCTGGGCGGCCAGAGCACCCGGCGGGTGGACGTGCGGATCATCTGCGCCACCAACTGCGACCTGTCGGCCCAGATGCGGCTCCAGCTGTTCCGCAGCGATCTTTATTACCGGCTCAGCGTGGTTTCCATCAGCATTCCGCCGCTGCGGGAACACAAGGAAGACATCAAATCTCTGGTGATCCACTTTCTCCGGCACTATTCCCGGCTTTTTCAGAGGCGGGTCAAAGGCGTGTCCAAGGATGTCTACAATGCCTTCATGCTCTACGACTGGCCGGGCAACGTGCGCGAATTCGCCAACGTCATCGAATACGCCTTCAACATCCTGGAGGGGGATCTGATCGAGATGGAGCATTTGCCGTCCCAGCTCCTGCATCAGGCTGACGCTGAGCTGAAAAGTTCCGGAAACATGGATGCGCTGCTGCGGGCCTACAGCGTCCGCTTGGTGGAGCATGCCCTGGAACGCTGCAAAGGGCATAAATCAGCGGCGGCCAAGGCACTCGGCATTTCGCGGGCCACGCTCTACCGCCTGCTGGCTCAGGACAGGCCGTAAGCGAAACAAACGCAAAAAGCGGGAAGGCCCCGAAGCCTTCCCGCTTTTTGCGACAGACGTCAGTGGAACGGTTCAGGCCTGTTCGAGGGCCTGGGCGAGATCCGCCAGAATGTCGTCCAGATTCTCCAGGCCCACGGAAAGACGCACCATGCCGGGCGTGATGCCCGCCTCCCGCAGTTGCTCGTCGCTCAGCTGGCGGTGTGTGGAGCTTGCCGGATGCAGGACGCAGGTGCGGATGTCCGCCACATGCACCTGAAGGGAAATCATTTTCAGACTGTCGATGAAACGCGCGCCGGCCTCGCGCCCGCCCTTGAGCGAAAAGGAGACCACGCCGCTGCATCCCTTGGGAAGGTATGTATCGGCCAGGGCCTTGTTGGGATTGCCGGGCAGGCGGGGATAATTGACCGATTCCACCTTGGCGTGTCCGGCAAGATAGTCGGCCGCGGCCGCGGCGTTGCGGCAGTGCCGCTCCATGCGCAGGGGCAGCGTTTCCAATCCCTGATTGATGTAAAACGCGCCCTGCGGGCTCTGGCAGCAGCCCATGTCGCGCATGAGCTGCGCGCGGGCCTTGACGATATAGGCGGCCCTGCCGAACGTTTCGCTGTAAATGAGGCCGTGGTACGAAGGATCGGGTTCGGTGAATTCCGGAAACTTGCCCGACGTCCAGTCAAAATTGCCGCTGTCCACAATGACGCCGCCCATCTGCAGGGCGTGCCCGTCCATATATTTGGTGGTGGAGTGCACAACGATGTCCGCGCCGAACTCAAAGGGACGGCAGAGCACGGGCGTGGCGAAGGTATTGTCCACGATCAGCGGCAGGCGGTGCCGGTGGGCCAGCCGGGCAAAACGCGCGATATCCAGCACATCCATGGAGGGATTGGTCAGGGTTTCGCCGAACACCGCCCTGGTGTTGGGCCGGAAGGCCTTTTCCAGTTCTTCGTCGGAAGCTGTCTGGTCCACAAAGGTCACCTCAATGCCCAGCTTTTTCAGGGTGACGGCGAAGAGATTGAAGGTGCCGCCGTAAATGCTGGAGGCGCTGACCAGATGCTCGCCGCTCTGGGCCAGATTGAGCACGGCCAGCATGCTGGCGGCCTGCCCCGAGGAAGTGCACAGGGCCCCCACCCCGCCTTCCAGTGCGGCGATCTTCTGCTCCACGGCATCCACGGTGGGGTTGCCCAGGCGCGTGTAGAAAAAGCCCGCTTCGGCCAGGTCAAACAGTTTGGCCACTTCGGCGGTGGAGGCATATTTAAAGGTTGTGCTCTGGGCGATGGGCAGAACGCGCGGCTGTCCGTTTTCAGGACTGTAACCGGCGTGCAGGCAAAGGGATTCCAGTTTCATGGCGATATGTTCCTCGGAGTAAGCTGAATGTGCCGCGCATCCGCACAACAGGAATGCGGAACCGCTTTGCGACACAATGGCGACCCGCCGTCGGACTCGTGCCGCGCAGGCAACGCGCGGCGAAAAGTTATCCCATGCGCCCAGGCAAGGCAAGCACCCGCCCCTCAACGCCTTGTGACGGCGCGCGCAAACGACAACAAAAAAAAATCCTCCCTATTGACCCTTCATCTTTCAGGGTATACTCTTAATGACAAATGGTGGCCGTCTCCGTTGTGCGAGAGACCGGACAGGGCAATGTTTCCGTGAGCCGCCGCGCTGGAAGATGGCATGCCATCCGAAAGTTATTGCTGACATCCCGCACGGACAGCCGCCGCGGGCGCATCGGGCTTCATGCCCCGGACGCGCGCCCCTCTCATTGTGGCGGAATATCTGCTCAGTGCGCAGCAACCGGAGACTCTGTGGCGGAGTTTCCTTCAGCCTTTTACTCACCTTTGCCAGGAGGCTATTATGCGTATTGCCGTGGGTCTGGGCAAACAAAGCGGAGAGGAGCGTTTAGAACGCCAGGGCATCAGCCGCCGCGATTTCATGAAATTCTGCACGGCGGTGGCGGTGACCATGGGCATGGGCCCGGCCTTCGCCTCGGATGTGGCCGCGGCTCTGACAGGCCGCCGTCCTTCGGTGGTCTATTTGCACGCCGCCGAATGCACGGGCTGTTCCGAAGCGCTGCTGCGCACCTACAAACCTTTCATCGACAGCCTGATCCTGGATACCATTTCCCTGGATTACCATGAAACCATCATGGCCGCCGCCGGCGAAGCCGCTGAAGACGCCCTGCAGCAGGCCGTCAACGGCCCCGACGGCTTCATCTGCGTGGTGGAAGGGGCCATTCCCACGGCCATGGAAGGCAAATACGGCTACATCAGCGGCCACACCATGTATGACATCTGTAAAGGCATTCTGCCCAAGGCCAAGGCTGTGGTCAGCATGGGCACCTGCGCCTGCTACGGCGGCGTGCAGGCCGCCAAACCCAATCCCACGGCGGCCAAGGGCGTCAACGACGCCTACGGTGATCTGGGCGTCAAGGCCATCAACATCGCCGGCTGTCCGCCCAACCCGCTCAATCTGGTGGGCACCCTCGTGGCCTTCCTGAAGGGCCAGAAAATCGAGCTGGACGAACTGGGTCGCCCGACCATGTTCTACGGCCAGAGCGTGCATGACCTGTGCGAACGCCGCAAACATTTCGACGCCGGCGAATTCGCGCCCTCCTTCAATTCCGAGGAAGCCCGCAAGGGCTGGTGTCTGTATGAAGTGGGCTGCAAGGGTCCGCAGACATACAACAACTGTCCCAAGGCTCTGTTCAATCAGACCAACTGGCCGGTGGGCGCCGGGCATCCCTGCATCGGTTGCAGCGAGCCCGGCTTCTGGGACGAAATGACGCCGTTCTACCAGAACTAGGGGGGAAGTTATGAGTGAAGTCATCAAAGCGCCCCAGAGCGATTACACCGGCCCGGTGGTGGTGGATCCGCTGACCCGTATTGAGGGGCATCTGCGTATTGAAGTGGAAGTGGAAAAGGGCAAGATCAAGGAAGCCCGCAGCTGCGGCACCCTGTTCCGTGGCCTGGAACTCATTCTCAAAGGCCGCGACCCGCGCGACGCCCAGCATTTTACCCAGCGCACCTGCGGCGTCTGTACCTATACGCACGCCCTGGCCTCGACCCGCGCCCTGGAAGACGCCATCAACAAGCCTATTCCGGCTAACGCCACCTATCTGCGCAACCTGGTGCTGGGCATGCAGTTCCTGCATGACCACCTGGTGCATTTCTATGCCCTGCACGCCTTGGACTTTGTGGATGTGACCAATGCCCTGAAGGCGGACCCGGCCAAAGCGGCCAGCGTGGCCACCTCCATTTCCGCGCGCAAGGTCACGGCCGACGATTACAGGGCCGTCCAGTCCAAACTCAAAACCTTTGTGGACAGCGGCCAGCTTGGTCCCTTTACCAACGCCTATTTCCTGGGCGGGCATCCGGCCTACACCCTGAGCCCGGAAGTCAACCTGATCGCCACGGCCGACTACCTGCAGGCCCTGCGCGTCCAGGTGGAAGCGGCGCGGGCCATGGCCGTCTTCGGGGCCAAAAACCCGCACACCCAGTTTACCGTGGGCGGCGGCGTAACCTGCTACGATGCCCTGACCCCTGAGCGGATCAAGGAATTCAAGGAACTTTACAAGAAAACCCGCGCTTTTATCGAGAATTACTACATCCCGGATCTGCTCGCCGTGGCCGCCAATTACAAAGAATGCGCCACCTACGGCGGTACGCACAACTTCATGGCTTTCGGCGAGTTCCCGGCTGCGGGCGGCGAACGCGACCTGCAGAAACGCTGGTTCAAGCCGGGCGTCATTCTGGACCGCAAAATCGGCAATCCTCAGGGCTTCGATCCCTCCAAGATCGAGGAACACGTCCGCCACAGCTGGTACGAAGGTGACAAGGCTCTGCCGCCCTATCAGGGCGAAACCAAGCCCGCCTTCACCAAGATGGGCGATACGGACCGCTATTCCTGGCTCAAGGCGCCGCGTTATGACGGCATCTCCATGGAAACCGGCCCGTTGGCCCAGGTGCTGGTGGCCTACACCCAGAACCACAAGACCGTGAAGCCGCTGGTGGATCATGTGCTCAAGACCCTGAACGTGGGCCCCGAAGCCCTCTTCTCCACCTTGGGCCGCACCGCCGCGCGCGGTATCGAAACCCTGGCCATTGCCCAGCAGATCGAAACCTGGCTGAACGAATACGAAGACAATATCACCAAAGACAAGCAGATCGTGGAGAACTACGACGCGCCCAAGGACGCCAAGGGCGTGGGCTTCGTCAACGCGCCGCGCGGCGGTCTATCCCACTGGCTGCGTACCGATGCGGACGCCAAGATCGCCAACTTCCAGCTTGTGGTGCCCACCACCTGGAACCTGGGACCGCGGGACGCCAAAAACGTGCCCGGCGCGGCCGAAGAAGCCCTGGCGGGCACGCCGGTGGCCGATCCCAAGCGCCCGGTGGAAATCCTGCGCGTCATCCACTCCTTCGATCCCTGCATCGCCTGCGCTGTGCATGTGATCGACGGAGAAACCAACGAAGTGCACAAGTTCAAGGTGCTGTAATTCGCAACAGCTGAAACAGAATGAAGCAAGGGGCGGGGATATTTCCCCGCCCTTTTTTGAAAATGCCGCTTCATGTTTTTTGTTTTTTACCGCGCCGGACCCATTCGGTGTGAAACGTATACTTGTCCGGAAACATTTCCGGCGTCCGCCTTGCGTCAGCCACTGCGGAGAAGGGGATTCAGTCTCATGCGAACGAATGAGGCCGTCAGCGCGGCACGGGTCTGTCCCTCATTAAAGTGCAAAAGCCCTTTGACTCAGCGCTTCTTTTAGCGCAGTTAACGCTTAAAATACACGTTTACGGCGGGCAAAGCTCGTCTACTTTTGTCGCAAGAATTCTTCCTTAAAATCTTTGCGGCGCACTTGAGACATTTGATGCGTGACCGGCCCTAACCTTTGCATCTTTCCCCAGCCGTCAGGAGGACGTGTGGACGACAAAAAAATACTGATTCTGGGCGTGGGCAACATCCTGCTGACGGATGAAGGCTTCGGCGTGCGGGCTGTGGAGTATCTGGAAACCCACTACCGCTGGCCCGAGCGGGTGCGCCTGATGGACGGCGGCACCCAGGGCCTGATGCTGATGCCGGAGCTTCTGGAATGTGACTTTCTGGTGGTGCTGGATGTGGTGCTGGGACCGGAAGCGCCGGGCACGGTCTATTTGCTGGAAGGCGAAGATCTGCGCAAAAGCCTGAGCTTCCGCGACTCCATGCACCAGACGGACCTGCTGGACACGCTGATCACCTGCCACCTGGCCGGACACAGACCCGAAGCTGTGATCATCGGCCTGCAACCCTTTGACTATAAAACCATGCAGGTGGGATTGAGTCCGCAGGCCCAAGCCCTGCTGCCGGAATTCTGCCGCAAGGCCGTGGAGGAAATGGCCCGGCGCGGCATCGTGGCCGAAGCCAGGACAGATCAATGCTGAAATGCGGGGGGGCAGAAGTGCGGTCAGCCGAAAAATGCCTTTACAGGGAACTCAGGCCCGGCAAAAGAAAAAGCCGCTGACCGCGGCCTAATCTTCGCCTTCGCCCTTTCCGCCCAACTCCGGCGGCAAGTGTTCCTCACTGAACAAGGCAAAGCCCGCTTCACGCAACAACCGGGCCCAGACGCCCTCGCCGGGACATAACGCACGGCTGAACGTGCCGTCATAAATCCGACCGAAACCGCAGGAAGGAGAACGACTTTTGAGGATGGCCGCCGTGCAGCCCCGGCTTTGTGCCGTGCGTAGGGCCAGTTGCGCGCCACGCAGAAAATCCTCTGTCAGATCCCGCCCGTCCCGGGAAAGCACGCTCCCTTCCGCCAGCTCACAGGGAAGCCGGGGAACCGGCAATCCTGCAAGACTTTCCGGACAGGCCGGGATAGCTCTCCCCTCTTCCACCAGACGGATCACCGCCGCGCAAGGGTTGCTGCCGCCGTCATAGCGGCAGGCCAGACCAGCCAGACAACCGCTGACCACATAACGTATCCGCGGGGCATCTGCCATCAGTGCTCCTTCGCCATCATACGCCGCTGCCGCATACCTTCGCGCACAGCCCGCCGCACGGCCTCTTCGGCCTCTTGGGTGGCAGGCACATTGGAGTAATACAATGCGCCGCTGTCCAGACCGTATTCCTCCTGTGCCGCGTCATAACGTTGCCAGGCGGGCGACAAAGCCACCAGACGCGGCGTCAGCACGGCAAAAAAAAACCACAGGGCCACGGCCAATCCGCCCATTTTCAAAAAATTGCGCACAACAGGCGACATGTCCCCCCCATTAAAAATGGGCCGCCGCGACAGAACACGGCGGCCCTTCTTGCACTTAGCGTTAGATCTTGGCCGTGATTTCGGGGAAGACCTTGTAGAACATGATCCAGGCCATGAGCAGGGTCAGAACCAAGTTCAGAGACTGGCCGCATACATACAGGATGATGGGCTTGCCGCCCTTGAAGTACTTGCCCAGTTCGCGGAAGTTGGTGGTCAGACCGATGGCGACGAAGGCCAGGCCGAAGAACCAGCCGCGCAACGGCACGGAAATCTTGTTGGTGCCGTTATCCACCAACATCTTGCCGAAGTCGGCGCCGAGGCCGCTGCTGACCAGCGAGAAAATGACGGAAACAGCCAGGAAGCCGATGACGAACTTGGGGAAGCGGTGCCAGATTTCCATGGCGCCCACGCTCTCGCCGGCCCGCGCCTCAACCTTGGTGGAAAAGTATATGGCCACGCAGAAAGCGGTTACGCCGATGAGCACGTTCTGGATCATCTTGACGGTAGCGGCCACCTGCAGGGCTTTGGGGCCGATGAATGCGCCGGCGGCGGCCACCGCGCCCGTGGCGTCCACGGTACCGCCTATCCAGGCTCCACCCAGGATTTCAGGCATGCCTACAGCCTTGATGAAGGCCGGCATAACCACCATCATGATGGCCGTAAAGGTCAGCGAAAGGCCAATGGAAAGAGTCAATTCTTCTTTTTTGGCGCGTGCGGCGGCGGCCGTAGCGATAGCCGCCGAGGTGCCGCACACGGACATGTCGGCGGAAATAACAATGTTCAGGGTCTGGGAAGGCATCTTCAGCACCTTCTGGCCGAAGATGTAGGTGCTGATCAGCACGACGGGCGTCACTACCCAGGCCACGAAAATGCCGGGGATGCCGATGGCCATAATCTTGTGGAAGAGCACTTCCGCGCCCAGCAGCACCAGACCGGTTTTAATGAAGTATTCCACCTGCGCGCCCTCTTTGAGCCATTTGGGCATACCGATGGTGTTGGCGATAATCATGCCGATGGCGATGGACCAGATTTCGGCGTTGATGCCGTAAAGCCGCATGGTCTTTTGGTTGCCGAGAATATTGGCCAGCACGCAGAGCACGTACACGCCCAGAAAAGCGACAAAAAACTTGCCCACGTTAAAGCCCATGAACTTGGCGCCGATGGAGGTCAGCACAGCCAACACGAGGCCCAGCACAATCAGCGTGGGAATGCGGTTGAAGGGCGTAACCAGCTTTTTGGCGGCGTCGGCAGTCTTTTTCTTGGCGGCCTGCCATTCGCCGATGGCCTTTTCAGCCGCGGCGTTCAGCGTGGCGTCGCCAAAAGAAGCGCCGGCGGCGGCTGTCTCAGCATCTTTGGCCAAAGCCAGTGCGGCGGCTTCAGCCTGCTTGGCCGCATCCACTTTCGGCCGGACGGCTTCATTGGCCTTGTCAGCCTGAGCCTGCGACATCATCAGAGCGTCCAGCGGATTGGACTGCCAGCGGGCCGGTGTTTTCAACTGATCAATGATGGCCTTGACTGAAGCCAGTTTTTGGCCTTGAAGCCCTTTTTGAGCGGCGGAGGCCTCATACCATTCAACGGTTTTGAACGGTTTGGCGGACTCGGCTTTCATGACCGCCGCATACTGATCGTACTTGCTCTCCAGATCCTGACGGCCGCTGAAGACCGTACCGATGGCCACGGCCAGAATAAAGAAGCCGATCCAGATAGCCCAGTAATCTTCCTTTTTCCACAGATCGGACCATTGCGACTTTGCTCTGTCGACAACAATCGCCGAGCTTTCCTGAGACATCCCTTTCCTCCTGTCAGCATCTACTGTTTTTTTAGACACGTCCGACCAGCCGGAGTGTGCCGTAGCGCCATTAACAATGTTCCTTTTTTATCCGGCATAACAACCATATTGTGATATTATACACAATAATATGCGTATTTTCAAGTCGCAAATTTTTCACCCGTGACTTCTTATATGGTGATAATGCCGCAACCGTTCCCGGCTGGAAAAACTTTTTGAATTTTGAATGAAAAATTATTGACAATCCCCCCCTCCTCATCTATTTTTCCACCTCGTGTTGGGCTG comes from Desulfovibrio porci and encodes:
- a CDS encoding nickel-dependent hydrogenase large subunit, which encodes MSEVIKAPQSDYTGPVVVDPLTRIEGHLRIEVEVEKGKIKEARSCGTLFRGLELILKGRDPRDAQHFTQRTCGVCTYTHALASTRALEDAINKPIPANATYLRNLVLGMQFLHDHLVHFYALHALDFVDVTNALKADPAKAASVATSISARKVTADDYRAVQSKLKTFVDSGQLGPFTNAYFLGGHPAYTLSPEVNLIATADYLQALRVQVEAARAMAVFGAKNPHTQFTVGGGVTCYDALTPERIKEFKELYKKTRAFIENYYIPDLLAVAANYKECATYGGTHNFMAFGEFPAAGGERDLQKRWFKPGVILDRKIGNPQGFDPSKIEEHVRHSWYEGDKALPPYQGETKPAFTKMGDTDRYSWLKAPRYDGISMETGPLAQVLVAYTQNHKTVKPLVDHVLKTLNVGPEALFSTLGRTAARGIETLAIAQQIETWLNEYEDNITKDKQIVENYDAPKDAKGVGFVNAPRGGLSHWLRTDADAKIANFQLVVPTTWNLGPRDAKNVPGAAEEALAGTPVADPKRPVEILRVIHSFDPCIACAVHVIDGETNEVHKFKVL
- a CDS encoding HyaD/HybD family hydrogenase maturation endopeptidase: MDDKKILILGVGNILLTDEGFGVRAVEYLETHYRWPERVRLMDGGTQGLMLMPELLECDFLVVLDVVLGPEAPGTVYLLEGEDLRKSLSFRDSMHQTDLLDTLITCHLAGHRPEAVIIGLQPFDYKTMQVGLSPQAQALLPEFCRKAVEEMARRGIVAEARTDQC
- a CDS encoding DUF523 domain-containing protein — translated: MADAPRIRYVVSGCLAGLACRYDGGSNPCAAVIRLVEEGRAIPACPESLAGLPVPRLPCELAEGSVLSRDGRDLTEDFLRGAQLALRTAQSRGCTAAILKSRSPSCGFGRIYDGTFSRALCPGEGVWARLLREAGFALFSEEHLPPELGGKGEGED
- a CDS encoding YeiH family protein; protein product: MSQESSAIVVDRAKSQWSDLWKKEDYWAIWIGFFILAVAIGTVFSGRQDLESKYDQYAAVMKAESAKPFKTVEWYEASAAQKGLQGQKLASVKAIIDQLKTPARWQSNPLDALMMSQAQADKANEAVRPKVDAAKQAEAAALALAKDAETAAAGASFGDATLNAAAEKAIGEWQAAKKKTADAAKKLVTPFNRIPTLIVLGLVLAVLTSIGAKFMGFNVGKFFVAFLGVYVLCVLANILGNQKTMRLYGINAEIWSIAIGMIIANTIGMPKWLKEGAQVEYFIKTGLVLLGAEVLFHKIMAIGIPGIFVAWVVTPVVLISTYIFGQKVLKMPSQTLNIVISADMSVCGTSAAIATAAAARAKKEELTLSIGLSLTFTAIMMVVMPAFIKAVGMPEILGGAWIGGTVDATGAVAAAGAFIGPKALQVAATVKMIQNVLIGVTAFCVAIYFSTKVEARAGESVGAMEIWHRFPKFVIGFLAVSVIFSLVSSGLGADFGKMLVDNGTNKISVPLRGWFFGLAFVAIGLTTNFRELGKYFKGGKPIILYVCGQSLNLVLTLLMAWIMFYKVFPEITAKI